The following are encoded together in the Bacillus cereus group sp. RP43 genome:
- a CDS encoding methionine/alanine import family NSS transporter small subunit codes for MSGSAIMMMVIGIVVIWGGLALSIANLFKKKA; via the coding sequence ATGAGTGGATCAGCGATCATGATGATGGTTATTGGTATTGTAGTCATTTGGGGAGGGCTCGCATTAAGTATCGCAAATTTATTTAAGAAAAAGGCATAA
- the corA gene encoding magnesium/cobalt transporter CorA, whose product MGEIMIRICAITKKNEVLYDVSLEETKKENIVWYWLDLYKPTKEEYTYILQDHFKFHPLAIEDCVEYVQRPKVDFYDGYNFLVLHAFGEDGLEPHEIDLFISDRYIVSFHFSHNNAIERVWKTLGEKKRIKKSPLHVAHTIIDQIVDDYFAPVYYIEDHLNAIDDNLTGETAGSVLEEVFDIRADLSKLRRTIIPMRDLLYRILNSTRFYGISDHEIYFKDIHDHLLKLTEMIEASRELTADIRDSYFSLNSHHMNNIMKTLTVFSTIFMPLTFIAGVYGMNFAHMPELGGKYSYFICLILMALIGGGMMAWFYKKGWFK is encoded by the coding sequence ATGGGTGAAATTATGATTAGAATTTGTGCAATAACGAAAAAAAATGAAGTTTTATATGATGTGTCGCTAGAAGAAACGAAAAAAGAGAACATCGTATGGTATTGGCTTGATTTATATAAGCCGACGAAAGAGGAGTATACATATATTTTACAAGATCACTTCAAGTTCCATCCCCTTGCAATTGAAGATTGTGTAGAGTATGTACAGAGACCAAAGGTAGATTTTTATGATGGATATAACTTTTTAGTTCTTCATGCATTCGGAGAAGACGGATTAGAACCGCATGAAATCGATTTATTTATTAGTGATCGATATATAGTCTCTTTCCATTTCTCTCATAACAATGCGATTGAAAGAGTATGGAAAACGCTTGGTGAAAAGAAACGTATTAAGAAGAGTCCTTTGCATGTAGCACATACAATTATTGACCAAATTGTAGATGATTATTTCGCACCTGTTTATTACATCGAAGACCATTTAAATGCAATTGATGATAATTTAACGGGTGAGACGGCAGGAAGTGTGCTAGAAGAAGTATTTGATATTCGTGCTGATTTATCTAAGCTAAGGCGTACGATTATTCCGATGCGTGATTTACTGTATCGTATATTAAATTCAACACGTTTTTACGGTATAAGCGATCATGAAATTTATTTTAAAGATATACATGATCATTTGCTTAAACTGACAGAGATGATTGAAGCGAGCCGTGAATTAACAGCAGATATTCGAGATAGTTACTTTTCGTTGAATTCCCACCATATGAACAATATTATGAAAACATTAACTGTTTTCTCAACTATTTTCATGCCGTTAACATTTATTGCAGGGGTATACGGCATGAACTTCGCACATATGCCAGAGCTTGGCGGGAAGTATAGTTATTTTATTTGCTTAATTTTAATGGCGTTAATTGGCGGCGGAATGATGGCTTGGTTTTATAAAAAAGGTTGGTTTAAGTAA
- a CDS encoding ABC transporter permease subunit gives MFHKALWTWNWKRGKYAVLLFFFSSLYLLPFDYYRSAQQQLDAYYELQEKGKHYYYFYTFSSGAGNSFWLTVLIIALACLLIGWERSNQSNTLLMTMPFKRKDVFLSKWTFGSVCIVSSLLVNWILMYVIYRTTIHFDYQSFSPFHRYFLYAIISYVAVYTAALCIGTFTGSVVSQIVFCIPWLLAGVTFITLLYTFTTNHLYAANIKSENLYRQLYEINQKTNIVAPIYRFSINYNYDPEYRKQENDPTALRNPASHMYYSAKSMLVPIFYTIFYLLLGTYLYTRSPNENGQKIFIFQKHLRIWIWGTTIYFALLGGYKINHFNFLPSYYIGLFLTGIITYVVLSRLTNYKVF, from the coding sequence ATGTTTCATAAGGCGTTGTGGACGTGGAATTGGAAACGTGGGAAATATGCTGTGTTACTATTCTTCTTTAGTTCGCTTTACTTGTTACCTTTTGACTACTATAGAAGTGCTCAGCAACAACTTGATGCGTATTACGAATTACAAGAAAAAGGGAAACACTATTATTATTTTTATACCTTTTCTTCAGGAGCAGGTAATAGTTTTTGGTTAACCGTTCTTATCATTGCTTTAGCCTGCTTATTGATAGGATGGGAACGTAGCAATCAATCTAATACACTACTTATGACAATGCCATTTAAAAGAAAAGATGTTTTCTTATCTAAATGGACTTTCGGTTCCGTTTGTATTGTGAGCTCGTTACTTGTAAATTGGATTCTTATGTATGTTATTTATAGAACAACTATTCATTTTGATTATCAATCATTTAGTCCATTTCACCGATACTTTCTTTATGCAATTATTTCTTATGTCGCAGTTTATACAGCTGCTTTATGTATCGGTACTTTTACTGGAAGCGTTGTTTCGCAGATTGTTTTTTGTATTCCGTGGTTACTAGCGGGGGTTACATTTATTACATTACTATACACTTTTACAACAAACCATTTATACGCTGCAAATATAAAAAGTGAAAACTTATATCGACAACTTTATGAAATCAATCAAAAAACAAATATAGTTGCACCAATTTACCGCTTTTCTATTAATTATAACTATGATCCAGAATACCGAAAGCAGGAAAACGATCCAACTGCTTTAAGAAATCCAGCATCTCATATGTATTATTCAGCCAAGTCAATGTTAGTCCCTATTTTCTATACGATATTTTATTTACTACTTGGGACATATTTATATACACGATCGCCAAATGAAAACGGTCAAAAGATATTTATTTTCCAAAAGCATTTACGAATATGGATATGGGGGACAACCATTTACTTTGCATTACTAGGCGGATACAAAATAAATCATTTTAATTTCTTACCTAGCTACTATATCGGTTTGTTTCTAACTGGAATCATTACTTATGTTGTATTATCACGCCTAACAAATTATAAAGTTTTTTAA
- a CDS encoding ATP-binding cassette domain-containing protein → MLKVTSLKKTIDNQTILDNVSFTLQKGSIIGLLGRNGAGKTTLLRTMVGILDPDEGTVTYEDTDVHKHPEIKQKVVYVPDSTNILNGYTVKEIVKFYKAVYTAFDEQYFYEILERFNLPNKRIRSYSKGMKALLAIILAFATKAEYIILDEPTNGLDPIVKRQILQFLVGEVAEKEITLFISTHHLDEVEQIADTIIILKGHTISSITSLDDAKSRFAKIQVAYERSLPQKLENLSNIKILNQTGKVYTILIEGNVATTLEKFYKEQPILIEELTMSLEDVFVTTLEEDGYVS, encoded by the coding sequence ATGCTGAAAGTGACAAGCTTGAAGAAAACAATTGATAATCAAACGATTTTAGACAATGTTTCTTTCACATTACAAAAAGGTAGTATCATCGGATTACTCGGAAGAAACGGTGCGGGAAAAACAACTTTATTACGAACGATGGTCGGCATTTTAGACCCCGATGAAGGAACTGTTACATATGAGGATACAGATGTTCATAAGCATCCTGAAATTAAACAAAAAGTTGTATACGTTCCAGATTCTACTAACATATTAAACGGATATACAGTGAAGGAAATCGTGAAGTTTTATAAAGCCGTTTATACAGCATTTGATGAACAATATTTTTATGAAATATTAGAACGTTTTAATTTACCAAACAAACGTATTCGTAGTTACTCAAAAGGAATGAAAGCACTGCTTGCGATCATTTTAGCTTTCGCTACAAAAGCAGAATATATCATTTTAGATGAACCGACAAACGGACTTGATCCTATCGTTAAAAGACAGATTTTGCAGTTTCTCGTTGGAGAAGTTGCAGAAAAAGAGATTACCCTTTTCATCTCCACTCACCATTTAGATGAAGTGGAACAAATTGCAGATACAATCATTATATTAAAAGGCCATACTATATCTTCTATTACATCACTAGACGATGCAAAATCACGATTTGCTAAAATCCAAGTTGCTTACGAACGTTCATTACCTCAAAAACTAGAAAACTTAAGCAATATTAAAATATTAAATCAAACAGGAAAAGTATATACAATCTTAATTGAGGGAAATGTGGCTACAACACTGGAGAAGTTTTATAAAGAACAACCTATACTCATTGAAGAATTAACAATGTCACTTGAAGATGTCTTCGTTACGACACTAGAGGAGGATGGGTATGTTTCATAA
- a CDS encoding NCS2 family permease — protein MKGILERTFKLDLHQTSPKQEVLAGVTSFFTIVYIMIVNASILSDAGIPLEAGILATVFSSFVGCLLMAFWANAPAILVPGMGVNAFFTYTAVHTLGLTWQEALAAVFIAGIIFAIAAFTPIARVLSVSIPKSLKEAITVGIGLFLAFIGLQKGGLVVSHPNTAVAMGKLSSPVVLATLLTLIVALVLFVRNVRGNFLWTIAIGTGIAWLFGLVDTSQMGNSSFSFANYGDVFGAMSFGKLSSLPFWIATFSLSMVLIFENMGLLHGLLEDDRKFPRAYQANAISAMTCGLFGTSPTVSTVESAAGITAGGKTGLTSIVTGLLFFASLFALPFVKIIPDSAIAPILIIIGGLMITSIQQIPLNDFSEGFPAFLIIVMIPLTYSIADGIAFGFIAYPILKVALGKRKEVAPSMYIITCLFLAMFVLHAIG, from the coding sequence ATGAAAGGAATACTTGAAAGAACATTTAAATTAGACTTACACCAAACATCACCAAAACAAGAAGTTTTAGCTGGAGTCACGTCATTTTTCACGATCGTTTATATTATGATTGTAAATGCGTCAATCTTATCAGATGCCGGCATTCCTCTTGAAGCAGGAATTTTGGCAACTGTTTTTAGTTCATTTGTCGGATGTCTACTTATGGCATTTTGGGCAAATGCACCTGCTATTCTTGTCCCTGGTATGGGTGTAAATGCATTCTTCACGTACACTGCTGTGCATACGCTCGGTTTAACTTGGCAAGAAGCATTGGCAGCTGTTTTTATCGCCGGGATTATTTTTGCAATTGCTGCTTTTACACCAATTGCTCGCGTGCTTTCGGTATCGATTCCAAAGTCATTAAAGGAAGCGATCACTGTCGGTATCGGGTTGTTTTTAGCTTTCATCGGCTTGCAAAAAGGTGGTTTAGTCGTTTCGCATCCTAATACCGCTGTTGCAATGGGGAAATTAAGTAGTCCTGTCGTTCTTGCAACACTACTTACTCTTATTGTGGCACTTGTGCTATTTGTGCGTAACGTACGTGGAAACTTTTTATGGACGATTGCAATTGGAACTGGTATTGCATGGCTGTTTGGCCTTGTTGATACGAGTCAAATGGGAAATAGTTCGTTTTCATTCGCTAATTACGGCGATGTGTTTGGAGCTATGTCATTTGGGAAACTTTCTTCCTTACCATTTTGGATTGCAACATTCTCCTTAAGCATGGTGCTTATTTTCGAGAACATGGGACTACTGCACGGTTTATTAGAAGATGACCGTAAATTCCCACGTGCTTACCAAGCAAATGCAATTTCAGCAATGACATGTGGTCTATTTGGCACAAGCCCTACCGTTTCAACAGTAGAGAGTGCCGCAGGTATTACTGCAGGCGGAAAAACAGGTCTGACGTCTATCGTTACAGGGTTGTTATTCTTCGCATCACTGTTTGCACTTCCGTTTGTCAAAATAATTCCTGACAGTGCCATTGCACCAATCTTAATTATTATTGGCGGTCTGATGATTACAAGCATTCAACAAATTCCTCTGAACGACTTTTCAGAAGGATTTCCAGCGTTTTTAATTATCGTTATGATTCCGCTCACATATAGTATCGCTGATGGCATTGCGTTCGGATTTATTGCTTATCCTATCTTGAAAGTTGCTCTTGGAAAGCGTAAAGAAGTCGCACCATCCATGTATATCATTACATGCTTATTCTTAGCCATGTTCGTATTACACGCTATTGGCTAG
- a CDS encoding GntR family transcriptional regulator yields the protein MHIQLDPRSNTPIWEQIVQNIKELVLKNMLAPSDKLPSVRELASLLVINPNTVSKAYQELERQGIIETLRGKGTFVAQSITPTLDERKIAMVEKQFHQLLLEASYLGITKDKIHYWIDSYYKEIGGNTDAESDKLEENN from the coding sequence TTGCATATTCAACTTGATCCAAGAAGCAACACTCCGATATGGGAACAAATTGTTCAAAATATAAAAGAACTCGTATTGAAAAACATGTTAGCTCCAAGTGATAAACTTCCTTCTGTACGCGAACTCGCTTCTTTACTCGTTATAAATCCAAATACAGTAAGTAAGGCCTATCAAGAATTAGAGCGACAAGGGATTATTGAAACATTACGAGGAAAAGGAACATTTGTAGCCCAATCGATTACCCCAACATTAGACGAAAGGAAAATCGCTATGGTTGAAAAGCAATTTCATCAATTATTACTAGAAGCCTCTTATCTTGGGATTACGAAAGATAAAATTCACTATTGGATAGATTCATACTACAAGGAGATTGGAGGAAATACGGATGCTGAAAGTGACAAGCTTGAAGAAAACAATTGA
- a CDS encoding ABC transporter permease subunit, whose amino-acid sequence MFQKALWLRTYQQSKYAVWLFWLVSFYTLSYYYYMTSIQQQQFLNDNKKWNYVYHYHFDLTLINSVILLGSVLIVLACTLIGWERQNNSSDLLWSMPFKRSHLYITKWLFGICNIAAVVILNWGLFAIMKKVTFHNKYQVFSPFHSYFIYMLIVLIAIYTLALCIGTIAGNIISQGFLTAALLMFPVILPSLISGVIAVHSNTEFHEGNGLIHDLMENIRISSPAEDFNINFNYDPQSAYTDQNGVRHNEPNFTKIPPTKTLIGPIVNIIILLPLGIYLYVRSVNERNGNYLLYPRLQKLVIACAIFFVGIVGGLILSRAQSLPSFYIGFLVASLITYFLLPKILKWKVSWNFK is encoded by the coding sequence ATGTTTCAAAAAGCACTATGGCTAAGAACATATCAACAAAGTAAATATGCTGTATGGTTATTTTGGCTCGTCAGCTTCTATACTTTGTCATATTACTACTATATGACTTCTATTCAACAGCAACAATTTCTAAATGACAATAAAAAATGGAACTATGTATATCATTATCACTTTGATTTAACACTCATAAACTCTGTCATACTGTTAGGTAGTGTGCTTATCGTGCTAGCTTGTACGTTAATTGGATGGGAAAGACAAAATAACTCTAGCGACTTGTTATGGTCTATGCCCTTTAAACGTTCACACCTTTATATAACAAAGTGGTTGTTTGGAATCTGTAATATTGCCGCTGTTGTCATTTTAAACTGGGGACTATTTGCTATTATGAAAAAGGTAACTTTTCATAATAAATATCAAGTATTTTCCCCCTTTCATAGTTATTTTATATACATGTTAATTGTATTAATTGCTATTTATACACTTGCCTTATGTATAGGAACAATTGCTGGGAATATTATATCGCAAGGATTTCTTACTGCAGCTCTATTAATGTTCCCAGTTATACTTCCATCACTTATCTCAGGAGTCATTGCTGTTCACTCAAACACTGAATTTCATGAGGGCAATGGTCTTATACATGATTTGATGGAAAACATACGTATTTCTAGTCCAGCAGAAGATTTTAATATTAACTTTAATTATGATCCACAAAGCGCTTATACCGATCAAAATGGAGTACGTCATAACGAACCAAACTTTACAAAGATTCCACCAACAAAAACATTAATTGGACCTATTGTAAATATAATTATTTTATTACCACTCGGTATATATTTATATGTTCGTTCAGTAAATGAAAGAAATGGTAACTATCTATTATATCCAAGGTTACAAAAGTTAGTTATAGCATGTGCTATTTTCTTTGTTGGAATCGTTGGAGGTTTAATACTAAGCCGCGCACAGTCATTGCCCAGCTTTTACATTGGATTTTTAGTAGCTAGCTTAATTACCTATTTCCTTCTACCTAAAATATTAAAATGGAAAGTCTCTTGGAATTTCAAATAA
- the spoIIAB gene encoding anti-sigma F factor, translating into MRNEMNLQFSALSQNESFARVTVAAFIAQLDPTMEELTEIKTVVSEAVTNAIIHGYEGNAEGVVYISVILEEAMVKLTIRDEGIGIFNLDEARQPLFTTKPELERSGMGFTIMENFMDEVEVISNESFGTTIHLTKYLSNSNALCN; encoded by the coding sequence ATGAGAAATGAAATGAACCTTCAATTTTCAGCGTTAAGTCAGAATGAATCATTCGCTCGTGTTACGGTAGCTGCTTTTATTGCGCAATTAGACCCGACGATGGAAGAACTAACAGAGATTAAAACAGTTGTGTCAGAAGCGGTTACAAATGCAATTATTCATGGGTATGAAGGAAATGCAGAAGGTGTTGTTTATATTTCAGTGATTTTGGAAGAGGCAATGGTGAAACTCACGATTCGAGATGAAGGGATTGGTATCTTTAACTTAGATGAAGCAAGACAACCCCTTTTTACAACTAAACCTGAATTAGAGCGTTCCGGAATGGGATTTACTATCATGGAAAATTTTATGGATGAAGTAGAGGTTATTTCAAACGAATCTTTCGGGACAACAATCCATTTGACAAAATACTTATCAAATAGTAACGCTCTATGCAATTAA
- a CDS encoding MarR family transcriptional regulator has product MNENRETLILDLSASFRKMIRLLQNDINTRFSEHMPYNEFSVLRALFLKSPQMASQIASEVNVTSSHITAVTDRLVRKGFVERKRSNSDRRIVYLEITENGREVTEKLEAVRKEYYKERFKGWSDQEIEMVLELFGRVL; this is encoded by the coding sequence GTGAACGAAAATAGAGAAACACTGATTTTAGATTTATCTGCATCATTTCGAAAGATGATACGTTTATTACAAAATGATATTAATACACGTTTTTCAGAGCATATGCCATATAATGAATTCTCTGTATTACGTGCGTTATTTTTAAAAAGTCCACAAATGGCTTCGCAAATTGCGAGTGAAGTAAACGTAACCTCTAGTCATATTACAGCTGTAACAGATCGTCTCGTACGAAAAGGGTTTGTTGAAAGAAAACGTTCAAATTCAGACCGTCGTATCGTATACTTAGAAATTACAGAAAACGGACGAGAAGTCACTGAAAAGCTTGAAGCTGTGCGTAAAGAATATTATAAAGAGAGATTTAAAGGTTGGAGCGACCAAGAGATAGAAATGGTTTTAGAACTATTTGGCCGCGTATTATAA
- the dacF gene encoding serine-type D-Ala-D-Ala carboxypeptidase DacF, which translates to MKRVFGILVCFMLLLSGTSVSFAQSEKTKQEKTEETAPKLAEQASSAIVIEQDTGKVLFDKNPNEKLPPASMTKIMTMLLIMEQVEKGKLKLTDKVRASEHAASMGGSQIFLEPGEEMTVNEMLKGIAIASGNDASVAVAEHIAGSEEGFVNMMNKKARDLGLKNTHFQNPTGLPAKDHYSTANDMAIMAKELMKYPLIRKYTGKYEDYLRENTDKKFWLVNTNKLVRFYPGVDGVKTGFTTEAKYCLTASAEKNGMRVISVVMGAPTSKERNNQVTKLLDYAFGQYMTKKLYTRGEKIKTVQVGKGKKEKVDLVASDNVSLLMKKGENMDKVKQEVIAEKKVKAPIKKGDALGTLVIKRDKDVLLKQTIVAKEDVEAASWWELFKRSFGMFSTSK; encoded by the coding sequence ATGAAGCGAGTTTTTGGAATACTTGTTTGTTTCATGTTATTGCTTTCTGGTACTTCAGTTAGTTTCGCACAATCTGAGAAGACGAAGCAGGAGAAAACAGAAGAAACAGCGCCGAAGTTAGCGGAACAAGCGTCGTCAGCAATTGTAATTGAACAAGATACAGGTAAAGTTTTGTTTGACAAAAATCCAAATGAGAAATTACCACCTGCTAGTATGACGAAGATTATGACAATGCTATTAATTATGGAACAAGTTGAAAAAGGAAAACTAAAACTGACCGATAAAGTTAGAGCAAGTGAGCATGCAGCTTCAATGGGTGGATCACAAATCTTTTTAGAGCCTGGAGAAGAGATGACTGTAAATGAAATGCTAAAGGGTATTGCTATTGCATCTGGAAATGATGCGTCGGTTGCAGTAGCGGAGCATATCGCCGGTTCAGAAGAAGGATTCGTAAATATGATGAACAAAAAAGCGAGAGATTTAGGACTGAAAAATACACATTTTCAAAACCCAACAGGTCTCCCGGCGAAAGATCATTATTCCACAGCGAATGATATGGCTATTATGGCGAAAGAATTGATGAAGTATCCACTTATTCGAAAATATACAGGTAAATATGAAGACTATTTACGTGAAAATACGGATAAGAAATTTTGGCTCGTTAATACGAATAAGCTAGTACGTTTTTATCCTGGAGTAGATGGAGTGAAAACGGGCTTTACGACGGAAGCGAAATATTGTTTAACAGCATCAGCTGAAAAAAATGGAATGCGTGTCATTTCAGTTGTTATGGGAGCACCTACTTCAAAAGAACGGAACAATCAAGTAACGAAGCTGCTTGACTATGCATTTGGTCAATATATGACAAAAAAATTGTATACACGAGGCGAAAAAATTAAGACTGTACAAGTAGGAAAAGGTAAAAAAGAAAAAGTAGATTTAGTTGCGTCAGACAATGTGTCTCTTCTTATGAAGAAGGGCGAAAACATGGACAAAGTAAAACAAGAAGTGATTGCAGAAAAGAAAGTGAAGGCACCGATTAAAAAAGGTGATGCACTCGGCACACTTGTTATTAAAAGAGATAAAGATGTTTTATTAAAACAAACAATTGTAGCGAAAGAAGATGTTGAGGCAGCTAGCTGGTGGGAGTTATTTAAACGAAGCTTTGGGATGTTTTCAACATCAAAATAG
- the sigF gene encoding RNA polymerase sporulation sigma factor SigF, with amino-acid sequence MDIEVRNEKKKPQLKDHELKALIQKSQDGDQQARDTIVQSNMRLVWSVVQRFLNRGYEPDDLFQIGCIGLLKSVDKFDLSFDVKFSTYAVPMIIGEIQRFLRDDGSVKVSRSLKETGNKVRKMRDELSKEFGRAPTINEVAEALELTPEEVVLAQEASRAPSSIHETVYENDGDPITILDQIADQSETKWFDKIALKEAIRELDERERLIVYLRYYKDQTQSEVAERIGISQVQVSRLEKKILKQMKDRIDE; translated from the coding sequence ATGGACATAGAGGTCAGAAATGAGAAGAAGAAACCTCAGTTAAAGGACCACGAGCTAAAAGCGTTAATTCAAAAAAGTCAAGATGGAGATCAACAAGCGAGAGATACAATCGTTCAAAGTAATATGCGTCTCGTATGGTCGGTTGTGCAGCGATTTCTTAATCGAGGATACGAACCAGATGATTTATTTCAAATTGGATGTATTGGACTCTTAAAATCGGTAGATAAATTTGATTTATCTTTCGACGTGAAATTTTCAACATATGCAGTTCCAATGATTATCGGTGAAATACAACGATTTTTACGTGACGATGGATCAGTAAAAGTAAGTAGATCTTTAAAAGAAACAGGAAACAAAGTCCGAAAGATGAGAGACGAGCTTTCGAAAGAATTTGGAAGGGCTCCAACGATTAATGAGGTAGCAGAGGCTCTTGAACTAACGCCAGAAGAAGTTGTTCTGGCGCAAGAAGCGAGTCGCGCTCCTTCATCGATACATGAAACTGTGTATGAAAACGATGGGGATCCAATTACTATTTTAGATCAAATTGCAGATCAATCGGAAACGAAATGGTTTGATAAAATTGCGTTAAAAGAAGCAATCAGAGAACTGGATGAACGAGAACGGCTAATTGTATATTTGCGCTATTATAAAGACCAAACCCAATCAGAAGTAGCGGAGCGTATAGGCATTTCGCAAGTACAAGTTTCAAGACTTGAAAAGAAAATATTAAAACAAATGAAAGATCGAATAGATGAATAG
- a CDS encoding SIMPL domain-containing protein (The SIMPL domain is named for its presence in mouse protein SIMPL (signalling molecule that associates with mouse pelle-like kinase). Bacterial member BP26, from Brucella, was shown to assemble into a channel-like structure, while YggE from E. coli has been associated with resistance to oxidative stress.) has protein sequence MQSGMNPYLHNIRTTNTGKEATITVQGEGIIKAKPNVVILTLGIRTDSKNVKQAQEENAVQSKQLLDALKQLGIADKDIETISYTITPQYEYVNDKALLQGYRVEHLYEITVLNVQKAGEVYDIAVSNGANVAKGLRFRISHPNKYYEQALIQALHQAVEKARAIASTYNLNINPVPLSLVEESAQLPREVASYATLHAQAAPPIQSGELEIISTIRAIFTYL, from the coding sequence ATGCAAAGTGGAATGAATCCGTATTTACATAATATCCGTACGACAAATACTGGTAAAGAAGCTACTATTACTGTACAAGGAGAAGGCATTATAAAGGCAAAACCAAATGTTGTCATATTAACACTGGGCATTCGAACAGATAGTAAAAATGTAAAACAAGCGCAAGAAGAAAATGCAGTACAATCGAAACAATTGCTTGATGCACTCAAACAGCTAGGTATTGCCGATAAAGATATAGAAACCATTTCTTATACGATTACTCCTCAATACGAATATGTAAATGATAAAGCCTTACTACAAGGATACCGTGTAGAGCATTTGTATGAAATTACCGTTTTAAATGTGCAAAAAGCAGGGGAAGTATATGATATAGCCGTTTCGAATGGTGCAAACGTAGCAAAAGGGTTACGTTTTCGAATATCTCATCCAAATAAATATTATGAGCAAGCTCTCATTCAGGCTCTGCACCAAGCAGTAGAAAAAGCTCGTGCTATTGCGAGTACATACAATTTAAACATTAATCCTGTTCCCCTCTCACTCGTTGAAGAATCTGCCCAATTACCACGGGAGGTTGCATCCTATGCTACTTTACATGCACAAGCAGCCCCTCCCATTCAATCGGGAGAATTAGAAATCATTTCAACAATACGAGCGATTTTTACGTATTTATAA
- the spoIIAA gene encoding anti-sigma F factor antagonist: MSLSMHLEVKRDVLCVRLEGELDHHTAEELRTKVTDMIETHGVHHIVLSLENLTFMDSSGLGVILGRYKHVKGLGGEMVVCAISPPVKRLFEMSGLFKIVRLEESEAHALATLGVA; encoded by the coding sequence GTGAGTCTTTCCATGCATTTAGAAGTAAAACGTGACGTCTTATGTGTGAGGCTAGAGGGTGAATTAGATCATCATACTGCTGAAGAGTTGCGAACGAAAGTCACAGATATGATTGAGACACATGGTGTTCATCATATTGTTTTGAGCCTAGAGAACTTAACATTTATGGATAGTTCTGGTTTAGGCGTTATATTAGGCCGATATAAACATGTAAAGGGATTAGGTGGAGAAATGGTTGTCTGTGCAATTTCACCGCCTGTTAAACGTTTATTTGAAATGTCAGGTCTATTCAAAATTGTTCGTTTAGAAGAAAGTGAAGCGCATGCGCTCGCGACGTTGGGGGTGGCATAA